Genomic window (Toxotes jaculatrix isolate fToxJac2 chromosome 10, fToxJac2.pri, whole genome shotgun sequence):
TGATCCTCATGGTGATTATTCGGTACATCTCCGCTGTCCTCATCTGGATCCTCACCTCGCTGGTTGTCCTTGGATCCCTCGGTGAGGTCACTTCCTGTCAaccaaaatgcatttttacattgagtctttttctgctgcaccaAAGCTCAGACagggacaaacaggaagtgtgtctgTCCTGTGTTTCTCAGCGGGGACCAGCGTCCTCTGGTGGCTCTACATCGACCACCGGCTGTACGGAAACGACACCTCCGCTAAAGTGGcgaaggaggtgaaggaggaggtggacatCAACAGGGACAGTGGACAGGCGCTGCTCGTCTACGCTGTCGCCGCCACCGTCTTCACCGTACGTAaatctgcagtgtgtgtcagtgagtgtcgATGTGTGTCGGTGTGAGTGAGTGTCGGTGTGTGTCGGTCCTGACCCCCTGGGAGCAGGGATCCTGACTGTCTGAGTCAGGTTTGACCGAACCAGTCCAGAACTATAATCTCATCCTGAACGTCAGGTGAACCAGGTGAGGTTCTGGGGTCGGTTCCTGGGACAGTGAGACGTGTCTGTAAATGAAACGTGCCACtgatcagctgctctgcttcagatcatcctgctgctgctgatgctgttcATGAGGAAACGAGTGGCTCTGACCATCGCTCTGTTCCACGTGGCGGGAAAAGTCTTcatccacctccccctcctcaccctgcAGCCCTTCGTCACCTTCCTCGCCCTCCTGCTTTTCTGGATCTACTGGATCCTGGTCCTGCTCTTCCTGGGAACCACCGGTCAGTCTGAACCCTTAAACGTCTGAACACGTGACACGTGTCGGTGTACTGGTTTTACTGGACACACTGgttctcagatttttttcatcacttcatttcagttcattttatcatttcataaaaaaacctcTTAAATCGTGACCAGAGTTTGATCAAGATCCAGAATGTTACAGTTCAGAGCCTGAAGCCCTGCAGACGTTTCTCAGACTGCAGGTGAGACGTTCTGTCCTCTGCCGGTGAGACGGCCGGACTGATGCtttgctgtgtctctctgtcccctctggGTCCTGGTCCCTGTGGCCCTGTAGGAAACCCGGTCCAGAATGAGGAGACAGGGCTGACGGAGTTCAGACTGACGGGTCCTCTTCAGTACCTGACCTGGTACCACGCCGTGGGTCTGGTCTGGATCAGCGAGTTCATTCTGGCCTGTCAGCAGATGACTGTGGCCGGAGCCGTGGTTACATACTACTTCACCAAGTGAGTCCACCCCTGTGACACACCTGTGACACACCTTCAGAACCTGGTTTACAAACAGCTGTGGTTTATCAGACTGAAGTCACAGTCGCTGTGTTTGTCCTCTGATCGGGTCCCATCCGGTCTGATCGGAGTTCTCCTTCATGATTTTCACCTGTGAAGTTTTAGcaggtgatttttttgtgtttgttgttgtaattcTCGTTTCGGCCACAAGAGGCTGCAGTGAACTGCTGCCTCAGACTGAACAGGACAGACAGCGTCCACGTTTTGTCCCCGGTGACTCTGACCCTCTGAGCACAGTTCAGATCAGACTGAATCTGTGTGAGACAGACCTGGTCTCCGACAGACCAGGGTCAAACCGGATTAATGAAGACTTTATATTTCAGGGACAAGAACCGACTCCCGGTGACCCCGATCCTGTCCTCGGTCCTGAGGCTGGTCCGGTATCACCTGGGCACTGTCGCCAAAGGATCCTTCATCATCACACTGGTCAAGATCCCCAGACTCATCCTCATGTACATCCACAACCAGCTCAAAGGGAAGGTACGACAAAGCTTTATTTACACCGACTGCTGATACACTGAAaggaaaactttatttaaacctcACAGGGAGACGCAGTGAGGTTGACTGAtcccagagcagcagctggtgaactcacctgtctgagtgggactcaCCTGCCCCGGGACAGGCTGCCGCCGCCCTCTGGTGGTGCAGGTGTAATGTTTCATCTGCTCTGTTTCAGGAGAATGTGTGCGCTCGCTGTCTGCTGAAAACCTGTATCTGCTGCCTGTGGTGTTTGGAGAAGTGCCTGAACTATCTCAATCAGGTAACAGACATCCCGCCCCGCTGGCTTTATGTGTCACCCACTcccctgtctcacctgtctcacctgggTTTTCCCCCCTCAGAATGCATATGCAGCCACAGCCATCAACAGCACCAGTTTCTGCACGTCTGCACGTGACGCCTTCGTGATCCTGGTGGAAAACGCTCTGCGCGTCGCCACAATCAACGCCGTTGGAGACTTTGTGCTCTTCCTGGGGAAGGTGAGGTGGATTACCTGGTGTTTCCTCCCAGGTCTGGAATGGTTCTGCAGTCAGAGACTCTCAGTCTCAGAGCAGTCGCAGGGTTAAACCCGATGGGGGCTCCACATCAGAGTGTCACAGTAAAGTCTCTGTCCCTCACCCTCTGACCTCTTTAAATCTGTCCTCAGATCCTAATCGTGACGTCGACCGCATTCGCCGGCGTCCTCCTCCTGAACTACCAGCGGGATTACGCCGAGTGGCTGCTGCCGCTTATCATCGTgtgtctcttctccttcttgGTGGCTCACTGCTTCCTGTCCATCTTTGAGATCGTGGTGGACGTCCTTTTCCTGTGCTTCGCCATTGACACCAAGTACAACGACGGCACTCCGGGGAAGGAGTTCTTCATGGACAAAGCTCTGATGGTGAGACAGCAGCAGGCTCAAACTTTGGTATGAAACTAAATGGAGCTCAGGTGTCTCTTTGTCTCACCTGTTGAATTTGGACCCACAGGAGTTCATGGAGAGCAGCCGGCGCCTGGAACGGGCAGCGGAGCGTGGGCGGAGCCGGGTGAAGGAGGCGGTGTCAGAGGGAGCGGAGATGAAGCCCATGGTGAGTGACAGCGGTGGAGGAGGGGGTGCGGCCAGGCAGAAGAGCTCATCAGAG
Coding sequences:
- the slc44a1b gene encoding choline transporter-like protein 1 isoform X4, producing MDPKRLSSGSQQQVRLRKKRTKREWRPLEDRSCTDLPWFLLFTVFCVGMGGICGFTIVTGGAARLVFGYDSYGNTCGRRNEQIEGVRLSGLDHTDRKFVFFLDPCNIDIVQRKIKSMALCVSLCPTEELKTYQDLKRFAMLNGSELCSYELAGHKYPGLPERFSKCPKLPVPPSKPLPVFNRCTPVDISCYAKFAEAVVTFVGDNSVLHRLIAGVAASKEIIVGLCVLALVLSMILMVIIRYISAVLIWILTSLVVLGSLAGTSVLWWLYIDHRLYGNDTSAKVAKEVKEEVDINRDSGQALLVYAVAATVFTIILLLLMLFMRKRVALTIALFHVAGKVFIHLPLLTLQPFVTFLALLLFWIYWILVLLFLGTTGNPVQNEETGLTEFRLTGPLQYLTWYHAVGLVWISEFILACQQMTVAGAVVTYYFTKDKNRLPVTPILSSVLRLVRYHLGTVAKGSFIITLVKIPRLILMYIHNQLKGKENVCARCLLKTCICCLWCLEKCLNYLNQNAYAATAINSTSFCTSARDAFVILVENALRVATINAVGDFVLFLGKILIVTSTAFAGVLLLNYQRDYAEWLLPLIIVCLFSFLVAHCFLSIFEIVVDVLFLCFAIDTKYNDGTPGKEFFMDKALMEFMESSRRLERAAERGRSRVKEAVSEGAEMKPMAPGTSSA
- the slc44a1b gene encoding choline transporter-like protein 1 isoform X3; its protein translation is MGCCGSAERTKREWRPLEDRSCTDLPWFLLFTVFCVGMGGICGFTIVTGGAARLVFGYDSYGNTCGRRNEQIEGVRLSGLDHTDRKFVFFLDPCNIDIVQRKIKSMALCVSLCPTEELKTYQDLKRFAMLNGSELCSYELAGHKYPGLPERFSKCPKLPVPPSKPLPVFNRCTPVDISCYAKFAEAVVTFVGDNSVLHRLIAGVAASKEIIVGLCVLALVLSMILMVIIRYISAVLIWILTSLVVLGSLAGTSVLWWLYIDHRLYGNDTSAKVAKEVKEEVDINRDSGQALLVYAVAATVFTIILLLLMLFMRKRVALTIALFHVAGKVFIHLPLLTLQPFVTFLALLLFWIYWILVLLFLGTTGNPVQNEETGLTEFRLTGPLQYLTWYHAVGLVWISEFILACQQMTVAGAVVTYYFTKDKNRLPVTPILSSVLRLVRYHLGTVAKGSFIITLVKIPRLILMYIHNQLKGKENVCARCLLKTCICCLWCLEKCLNYLNQNAYAATAINSTSFCTSARDAFVILVENALRVATINAVGDFVLFLGKILIVTSTAFAGVLLLNYQRDYAEWLLPLIIVCLFSFLVAHCFLSIFEIVVDVLFLCFAIDTKYNDGTPGKEFFMDKALMEFMESSRRLERAAERGRSRVKEAVSEGAEMKPMAPGTSSA
- the slc44a1b gene encoding choline transporter-like protein 1 isoform X2; this encodes MGCCGSAERTKREWRPLEDRSCTDLPWFLLFTVFCVGMGGICGFTIVTGGAARLVFGYDSYGNTCGRRNEQIEGVRLSGLDHTDRKFVFFLDPCNIDIVQRKIKSMALCVSLCPTEELKTYQDLKRFAMLNGSELCSYELAGHKYPGLPERFSKCPKLPVPPSKPLPVFNRCTPVDISCYAKFAEAVVTFVGDNSVLHRLIAGVAASKEIIVGLCVLALVLSMILMVIIRYISAVLIWILTSLVVLGSLAGTSVLWWLYIDHRLYGNDTSAKVAKEVKEEVDINRDSGQALLVYAVAATVFTIILLLLMLFMRKRVALTIALFHVAGKVFIHLPLLTLQPFVTFLALLLFWIYWILVLLFLGTTGNPVQNEETGLTEFRLTGPLQYLTWYHAVGLVWISEFILACQQMTVAGAVVTYYFTKDKNRLPVTPILSSVLRLVRYHLGTVAKGSFIITLVKIPRLILMYIHNQLKGKENVCARCLLKTCICCLWCLEKCLNYLNQNAYAATAINSTSFCTSARDAFVILVENALRVATINAVGDFVLFLGKILIVTSTAFAGVLLLNYQRDYAEWLLPLIIVCLFSFLVAHCFLSIFEIVVDVLFLCFAIDTKYNDGTPGKEFFMDKALMEFMESSRRLERAAERGRSRVKEAVSEGAEMKPMVSDSGGGGGAARQKSSSEQVGAGPEGDGGEWEELQEFQVYYLLVGVLVDWVLTEQSSFVLCLSEDVVLFLCIYLPTSTFFLFVSLLHTPSPAPSAKSAAVTAAR
- the slc44a1b gene encoding choline transporter-like protein 1 isoform X1; translation: MDPKRLSSGSQQQVRLRKKRTKREWRPLEDRSCTDLPWFLLFTVFCVGMGGICGFTIVTGGAARLVFGYDSYGNTCGRRNEQIEGVRLSGLDHTDRKFVFFLDPCNIDIVQRKIKSMALCVSLCPTEELKTYQDLKRFAMLNGSELCSYELAGHKYPGLPERFSKCPKLPVPPSKPLPVFNRCTPVDISCYAKFAEAVVTFVGDNSVLHRLIAGVAASKEIIVGLCVLALVLSMILMVIIRYISAVLIWILTSLVVLGSLAGTSVLWWLYIDHRLYGNDTSAKVAKEVKEEVDINRDSGQALLVYAVAATVFTIILLLLMLFMRKRVALTIALFHVAGKVFIHLPLLTLQPFVTFLALLLFWIYWILVLLFLGTTGNPVQNEETGLTEFRLTGPLQYLTWYHAVGLVWISEFILACQQMTVAGAVVTYYFTKDKNRLPVTPILSSVLRLVRYHLGTVAKGSFIITLVKIPRLILMYIHNQLKGKENVCARCLLKTCICCLWCLEKCLNYLNQNAYAATAINSTSFCTSARDAFVILVENALRVATINAVGDFVLFLGKILIVTSTAFAGVLLLNYQRDYAEWLLPLIIVCLFSFLVAHCFLSIFEIVVDVLFLCFAIDTKYNDGTPGKEFFMDKALMEFMESSRRLERAAERGRSRVKEAVSEGAEMKPMVSDSGGGGGAARQKSSSEQVGAGPEGDGGEWEELQEFQVYYLLVGVLVDWVLTEQSSFVLCLSEDVVLFLCIYLPTSTFFLFVSLLHTPSPAPSAKSAAVTAAR